A genomic window from Agrobacterium tumefaciens includes:
- a CDS encoding ROK family transcriptional regulator → MASTTSGQGSTAREWQGDLNAIKASAALLSLVGSGRARSRSALTEFSGLSRATVHQKLASLIDAGLIRETEETLPSGGRPTRALDLNRDFAVILSADIGEQHIRVAVTDLQPRILTEISETFDILRGPAVVLNWIEEQFEVLLAKIGKTTGDVLGIGIGLPAPVDYANGRVVGPSVMVGWDNFEIRQHLEERFGVPVYAENDVNLLALSDHRQRRTNVSEMVFVKVGTGIGSGIITEGRLYRGAQGAAGDIGHIQFAREPAPLCRCGKIGCVEARAAGWAIARELRKEGIEAHTARDVTRLVEFGQPLAIHLVRESGRILGEVMTSLVSILNPQMIVIGGTLAIANDHLLAGIRELVYKRSLPLATRELELVISPPDPDAGIMGAAILVVEEQMKAQNVEMVILRHSARPAL, encoded by the coding sequence ATGGCAAGCACAACCTCCGGACAAGGGTCTACGGCTCGCGAATGGCAAGGCGATCTCAACGCGATCAAGGCAAGCGCGGCGCTCTTGTCGCTTGTCGGATCGGGTCGCGCCCGCTCTCGCAGCGCCTTGACCGAATTTTCCGGCCTTTCGCGGGCGACCGTACATCAGAAGCTCGCGAGCCTGATCGATGCGGGGTTGATCCGCGAGACAGAGGAAACGCTTCCCAGCGGCGGACGCCCGACACGCGCCCTTGATCTGAACCGCGACTTTGCTGTCATCCTCTCCGCCGATATCGGCGAGCAGCATATCCGCGTCGCCGTCACCGACCTGCAGCCGCGAATCCTGACGGAAATCTCGGAAACATTCGATATTCTGCGCGGCCCCGCTGTGGTTCTCAACTGGATCGAAGAGCAGTTCGAGGTGCTTTTAGCGAAGATTGGCAAAACAACCGGCGACGTGCTGGGCATCGGCATTGGCCTGCCTGCTCCTGTCGATTACGCCAACGGCCGGGTCGTCGGTCCTTCCGTAATGGTCGGATGGGACAATTTCGAAATCAGGCAACATCTTGAAGAAAGATTCGGTGTTCCCGTCTACGCCGAAAACGACGTAAACCTTCTGGCCTTGAGCGACCATCGGCAACGACGGACGAATGTGAGCGAGATGGTGTTCGTCAAGGTCGGGACGGGCATCGGCAGCGGCATCATCACCGAAGGCCGCCTTTATCGCGGCGCCCAGGGCGCGGCGGGTGATATCGGCCATATCCAGTTCGCGCGCGAACCCGCACCGCTCTGCCGCTGCGGCAAGATCGGCTGCGTCGAAGCGCGCGCCGCCGGCTGGGCGATCGCACGCGAGCTGCGCAAAGAGGGCATCGAGGCGCATACCGCCCGCGATGTGACCCGGCTGGTCGAATTTGGCCAACCGCTTGCCATTCACCTCGTCAGGGAATCCGGCCGTATTCTCGGCGAGGTCATGACGAGCCTCGTCAGCATCCTGAACCCGCAGATGATCGTAATCGGCGGGACACTGGCCATCGCCAACGACCACCTTCTCGCCGGCATACGCGAACTCGTCTACAAGCGCTCGCTTCCGCTGGCGACCAGGGAGCTGGAACTGGTGATCTCGCCCCCGGACCCCGACGCGGGCATCATGGGCGCTGCGATCCTCGTGGTTGAGGAACAGATGAAGGCACAGAACGTCGAAATGGTGATCTTGCGTCATAGTGCACGCCCGGCGCTCTAG
- a CDS encoding DeoR/GlpR transcriptional regulator: MNEIQPIPTQAEGRQAKIVELLREQNFVDLKTLTERFDISVATARRDLVELEESGFLRRTHGGAVGLNQVAQDATNSARLVWKQAEKAAIAATVVAMISDGDTILLDAGTTALEVAKMLAGRKNLTIISNGLDIVAELTRQGDHKIYSVGGEYTDTNHSFRGPLAEQFIRQFNVDKLILNAASIDVDRGLVCTVEPVNASIAKVMIEVSRRTIVVADHSKLTKSSLSVVGKIEDIGIVVTDSGSKTIIDAAPEKLRKKFVIAT, translated from the coding sequence ATGAACGAGATCCAGCCAATACCGACACAAGCAGAAGGCAGGCAGGCCAAGATCGTCGAGCTTCTGCGTGAGCAGAACTTCGTTGACCTCAAAACCCTGACTGAGCGTTTTGACATATCTGTGGCGACCGCTCGTCGCGATCTCGTCGAGCTTGAGGAGTCGGGATTTCTTCGCAGAACTCACGGCGGCGCAGTCGGGCTCAACCAGGTAGCGCAAGATGCGACGAACTCTGCTCGTCTGGTGTGGAAGCAGGCTGAAAAGGCTGCAATTGCTGCCACCGTTGTCGCAATGATTTCGGATGGAGACACGATCCTGCTCGATGCGGGCACCACCGCGCTGGAAGTCGCGAAAATGCTCGCGGGTCGAAAGAACCTCACGATCATCTCGAACGGCCTCGACATCGTTGCCGAGCTGACGCGCCAGGGTGATCACAAGATTTATTCTGTTGGCGGTGAATACACCGACACGAACCATTCCTTCCGCGGACCGCTGGCAGAGCAGTTCATCCGGCAGTTCAACGTCGACAAGCTCATCTTGAATGCGGCGTCGATCGACGTCGACCGCGGTCTCGTCTGTACCGTTGAACCCGTCAACGCAAGCATCGCGAAGGTCATGATCGAGGTCTCACGCCGGACGATTGTCGTTGCCGATCACTCGAAGCTCACAAAGAGCAGCCTGTCCGTTGTCGGCAAGATCGAAGATATCGGCATCGTTGTCACCGACAGCGGCTCGAAAACCATCATCGACGCGGCGCCAGAGAAGCTGCGCAAAAAGTTCGTCATCGCGACGTGA
- a CDS encoding ABC transporter substrate-binding protein, with amino-acid sequence MLSTSRRKFIIGASVAALASTTSMKFAFAQERRELRIGVNGLPATLEPVNAISNVGPRIVNQIYDTLIARDFFGNDAPGTGLGLMPSLAESWERIDDRSVRFKLRQKVMFHNGVEMTADDVAYTFSSERLWGPEAIKTIPLGGSYSLDFDEPVIEDKYTVVLRTKTPSYLTETYVTSWMGRIVPKDYYKSLGTVGFGSKPIGTGPYKFVEMIAGDRVVLEPNDDYWGIKPTASKITYQLVAEPAARVAGLISGEYDIVTTLTPDDMELINGYSDLETRGKVVENFHMFTFNMNQKVFQSKTLRRALALAVNRPIMVESLWKSKASIPHGFNFPNYGESFDPNRKAMEYNVEEARRLVKESGYDGTPITYHTMGNYYANAVPALMMMIEMWKQIGVTVVPKVFAPGAAPKDQDSYIRNWSNGQWMTDAWATMVCEFGPKGQVQKRWGWKAPAEFNELCTKVSQMPNGKERFDAWSRMRDIFEEEAPAVILYQPFDVYAARKNVQWKPISFEMMEFRNNLSFS; translated from the coding sequence ATGCTTTCGACCAGCCGCAGAAAATTCATCATCGGTGCAAGCGTTGCGGCGCTGGCATCGACCACCAGCATGAAATTTGCATTTGCCCAGGAGCGCCGTGAGCTTCGGATCGGTGTCAACGGGCTGCCAGCCACGCTGGAGCCGGTCAATGCGATCAGCAACGTCGGACCGCGCATTGTCAACCAGATCTACGACACGCTCATCGCCCGCGATTTTTTCGGGAACGATGCGCCGGGAACAGGCCTCGGTCTGATGCCGTCACTGGCTGAAAGCTGGGAACGCATCGACGACAGGTCCGTGCGCTTCAAGCTGCGCCAGAAGGTCATGTTCCACAACGGCGTCGAAATGACTGCTGATGACGTCGCCTACACGTTCTCGTCCGAGCGCCTGTGGGGTCCTGAAGCAATCAAGACCATTCCGCTTGGTGGCTCCTATTCGCTGGACTTCGACGAGCCCGTTATCGAGGACAAATACACTGTCGTTCTGCGCACGAAAACGCCGAGCTATCTGACGGAGACGTATGTTACCTCCTGGATGGGCCGCATCGTCCCGAAGGACTATTATAAGAGCCTTGGCACTGTCGGTTTTGGCAGCAAGCCAATCGGAACAGGCCCGTATAAATTCGTCGAGATGATCGCTGGCGACCGCGTGGTTCTTGAACCGAACGACGACTACTGGGGTATCAAACCCACTGCCTCAAAGATCACCTACCAGCTTGTCGCCGAACCAGCCGCCCGTGTTGCCGGTCTGATCAGCGGTGAATATGATATCGTCACCACCCTCACGCCCGACGATATGGAACTCATCAACGGCTATTCCGACCTGGAAACACGCGGAAAGGTCGTTGAGAATTTCCACATGTTCACCTTCAACATGAACCAGAAGGTGTTCCAGTCGAAGACGCTCCGCCGCGCCCTCGCGCTAGCGGTCAACCGCCCGATCATGGTCGAATCGCTCTGGAAGAGCAAAGCCTCGATCCCCCATGGCTTCAACTTCCCGAACTACGGTGAGTCTTTCGATCCAAACCGCAAGGCGATGGAATACAACGTCGAGGAAGCCAGGCGCCTGGTCAAGGAAAGTGGCTACGACGGCACCCCCATCACTTACCACACGATGGGCAATTACTACGCCAACGCCGTTCCCGCGCTCATGATGATGATCGAGATGTGGAAGCAGATCGGCGTCACGGTGGTTCCGAAGGTATTCGCTCCCGGCGCCGCACCGAAAGACCAGGACAGCTACATCCGCAACTGGTCGAATGGCCAGTGGATGACGGACGCCTGGGCGACGATGGTTTGCGAATTTGGTCCGAAAGGCCAGGTGCAGAAGCGTTGGGGCTGGAAGGCTCCGGCCGAGTTCAACGAACTCTGCACCAAGGTTTCCCAGATGCCGAATGGCAAGGAACGCTTCGACGCCTGGAGCCGCATGCGTGACATCTTCGAGGAAGAAGCACCGGCCGTCATTCTTTACCAGCCGTTCGACGTCTATGCGGCACGCAAGAATGTCCAGTGGAAGCCCATCAGCTTTGAGATGATGGAGTTTCGCAACAACCTCAGCTTCAGCTGA
- a CDS encoding ABC transporter permease, with translation MTSFIFARVARAIVVLVFTVTIVFVILRLSGDPAQSMLSDNAGPEALAAFNEKWGLDRSIPEQYLYYVANAFHGDFGTSFADGREVFDVISERIPKTLLLTVSAFFLSLLIGIPVGIIAAVRRESAVDKGVMAGAVLGYSIPNFLLGLVFVFVFAVWLRVLPSSGSSTWNHAILPIATFALFNAAAVARFMRSTLIDVLGQPYIAAARADGIPHWDVILRHALPNAAIPMVTTLGFVAGGLLGGSALIEPVFSWPGLGSGFVNATSTGDLPVVQAMIILFTAFMVAINLTVDVLYAVLNPKIRKH, from the coding sequence ATGACCAGCTTCATTTTCGCCCGCGTCGCACGCGCCATCGTCGTTCTCGTGTTCACGGTTACCATCGTTTTCGTCATCTTGCGCTTGAGCGGTGATCCCGCGCAGTCGATGTTGTCGGATAATGCCGGGCCGGAGGCACTTGCCGCATTCAACGAGAAATGGGGTCTCGACCGCTCTATCCCGGAACAATATCTCTACTATGTCGCCAATGCATTCCATGGCGACTTCGGGACATCATTCGCAGATGGCCGAGAGGTGTTCGACGTTATCAGCGAACGAATTCCTAAAACCCTGCTGTTGACGGTTTCGGCCTTTTTCCTGAGCCTCCTCATCGGAATCCCCGTCGGAATTATTGCGGCTGTGCGTCGTGAATCTGCTGTCGACAAGGGCGTGATGGCTGGCGCTGTTCTCGGCTACAGCATTCCAAACTTCCTGCTCGGTCTGGTCTTCGTCTTCGTGTTTGCAGTGTGGCTACGGGTGCTGCCGAGTTCCGGCAGTTCAACATGGAACCATGCCATCCTGCCCATAGCGACCTTCGCGCTGTTCAACGCTGCGGCCGTGGCGCGGTTCATGCGCTCCACGCTGATCGACGTGCTCGGTCAGCCGTATATCGCGGCAGCCCGTGCGGATGGCATACCGCATTGGGACGTCATCTTGCGTCACGCCCTTCCGAATGCAGCAATTCCGATGGTGACGACACTCGGCTTCGTCGCAGGCGGCCTGCTTGGCGGATCCGCACTCATAGAGCCGGTATTCTCGTGGCCAGGTCTCGGAAGTGGGTTCGTCAATGCGACGAGCACCGGCGATCTACCCGTCGTACAGGCCATGATCATCCTCTTCACCGCGTTCATGGTGGCCATCAACCTCACCGTCGATGTTCTCTATGCGGTTCTCAATCCGAAAATCAGGAAGCACTGA
- a CDS encoding ABC transporter permease, whose translation MASATSSNPAPISVLAPFRKMPASITLCCLWIAIVVVIGVTARWISPFDYLSQDPIARFARPFLSAEHFLGTDYLGRDVVSNLLVATQMTLMIALVGSIICAIMGTTLGLLAAHFGGWVDNTIMGFADAMASVPFIVIALGVLALLGSSPILFVFLVGFASWERYARLTRGLVLSAKEEGYAEAARIVGVPPMRIYLRHMLPNIAGPLIVQFTVNFPEIILLESGLSFLGLGIQAPETSLGLMVADGRNYLAIAWWIAAFPGAVIVLTTLSISLLGDYLRDRFDARLR comes from the coding sequence ATGGCATCGGCCACCTCCTCCAATCCCGCGCCAATCTCCGTGCTGGCCCCGTTCCGCAAAATGCCGGCAAGCATAACTCTATGCTGCCTCTGGATTGCGATCGTCGTCGTCATCGGCGTAACGGCACGCTGGATTTCGCCCTTTGACTACCTGAGCCAGGATCCGATCGCGCGGTTTGCCAGGCCATTCCTGTCGGCCGAGCACTTTCTTGGAACCGACTATCTCGGTCGCGACGTGGTAAGCAACCTGCTCGTCGCGACACAGATGACGCTGATGATCGCGCTGGTTGGCTCCATCATTTGCGCCATCATGGGGACAACGCTCGGCCTGCTGGCGGCCCATTTCGGCGGCTGGGTGGATAACACCATCATGGGCTTCGCCGACGCCATGGCGTCGGTTCCTTTCATCGTCATTGCTCTCGGCGTCCTGGCGCTGCTTGGTTCCAGCCCAATTCTCTTCGTGTTCCTTGTCGGTTTCGCCAGCTGGGAACGTTATGCGCGTCTCACGCGCGGCCTGGTCCTGAGCGCCAAGGAGGAAGGCTATGCAGAAGCTGCGCGTATCGTCGGCGTGCCGCCGATGCGCATCTATCTGCGCCACATGCTGCCCAATATCGCTGGGCCCCTGATCGTTCAGTTCACCGTGAACTTTCCAGAAATCATCCTTCTGGAAAGTGGCCTGAGTTTTCTCGGTCTTGGCATTCAAGCTCCGGAAACGAGCCTTGGACTGATGGTCGCTGACGGCCGCAACTATCTCGCAATCGCATGGTGGATCGCCGCATTCCCCGGCGCAGTGATTGTCCTGACGACGCTCTCCATTAGCCTGCTTGGCGACTATCTGCGCGATCGCTTCGACGCGCGCCTCCGTTAA
- a CDS encoding ABC transporter ATP-binding protein, whose protein sequence is MPKLLTVRDLVVEVPARNTKIIDGISFSVDAGETLGLVGESGCGKSMTCYAVAGMLPRGIARTGGSIEFERDATKSGKVADPTIAMIFQDPTSSLNPVHTIGRYLESALYRHQGLKGNDARLEAMRLLEHVGIDRAASRLRAYPHQFSGGMNQRVMIAHALAAKPQLLIADEPTTALDVTMQAQILHLLEELKAETGMALMIVSHDLGVIARLADKAAVMYCGKIIETAPIAELLARPAHPYARALIDCMPSIDPADLEPPIPIPGSVPLLESLPDGCYFHPRCPRVAEECVARFPAPSSIGLSHEASCYHPVVA, encoded by the coding sequence ATGCCAAAGCTCTTGACCGTTCGCGACCTGGTCGTCGAAGTCCCGGCACGCAATACCAAAATCATTGATGGGATCAGCTTCAGTGTGGATGCCGGTGAGACCCTCGGTCTTGTTGGGGAGTCCGGTTGCGGCAAGAGCATGACCTGTTACGCCGTCGCGGGCATGCTGCCGCGCGGAATCGCCCGCACCGGTGGCTCCATCGAGTTCGAACGTGATGCGACGAAATCCGGCAAGGTCGCTGATCCGACGATCGCAATGATATTCCAGGACCCAACCAGCAGCCTGAACCCGGTTCATACAATAGGCCGCTACCTTGAATCGGCGCTCTATCGCCATCAGGGGCTGAAAGGCAACGATGCCCGGCTGGAAGCCATGCGGCTTCTCGAGCACGTCGGTATTGACCGCGCCGCAAGCCGTCTGCGCGCCTACCCCCATCAATTCTCCGGCGGCATGAACCAGCGCGTCATGATCGCACATGCACTCGCGGCAAAGCCTCAATTGCTGATCGCCGATGAACCGACGACTGCGCTCGATGTCACGATGCAGGCGCAGATCCTCCACCTCCTCGAAGAGTTGAAGGCCGAGACTGGCATGGCCCTGATGATCGTTTCCCACGATCTCGGGGTGATCGCGCGTCTCGCTGACAAGGCAGCAGTCATGTATTGCGGCAAGATCATCGAGACGGCGCCAATTGCGGAGCTGCTTGCGCGGCCCGCTCATCCCTATGCCCGCGCTCTGATCGACTGTATGCCGAGCATCGATCCCGCCGATCTTGAGCCACCGATCCCAATCCCGGGTTCTGTTCCTCTTCTCGAGAGCCTGCCAGATGGCTGTTACTTCCATCCGCGCTGTCCGCGCGTGGCCGAGGAATGTGTGGCTCGCTTCCCTGCTCCCTCCAGCATCGGCCTGTCCCACGAAGCTTCCTGCTATCATCCGGTGGTCGCATGA
- a CDS encoding ATP-binding cassette domain-containing protein, whose product MMTPLLQTSDLTKAYRHKTGFFTRPTQQLAANHISFELSARERIGVVGESGSGKSTLGRLLLGLTPPTSGDVWFDGVNHKDRTKVDWKNFRVRTSLVQQNPLAALNPQMTIGQQVAEGLIVHHVCGREEAYRRAAAMLERVGLSGAMMNRYPHQMSGGQRQRVVIARALILDPKLVVFDEAVSALDVSVQAQVVALLRELWQEMDLAYVFITHDLRIVRHLVDRIAVMYLGRIVETGDIKTVYQNPRHPYTRALLASVPTMDPRVRNIEPPIKGELDASNASKGCAFRARCPFAIDRCVSETPALRLVGNQQAACHHAEEIDRQAVPAADVVVKKELAI is encoded by the coding sequence ATGATGACGCCCCTGCTTCAGACAAGCGATCTGACGAAGGCTTACAGGCACAAGACTGGTTTCTTCACCAGGCCGACGCAGCAGCTCGCCGCGAACCACATCAGTTTCGAGCTGTCGGCTCGGGAACGCATCGGTGTTGTCGGCGAATCCGGTAGCGGCAAGTCGACACTTGGCCGACTGCTCCTCGGTCTGACACCCCCGACCAGCGGTGACGTATGGTTTGACGGCGTGAACCACAAAGACCGGACAAAGGTGGACTGGAAGAATTTCCGTGTTCGCACCTCCCTCGTGCAGCAGAACCCGCTCGCGGCGCTTAATCCGCAAATGACGATCGGCCAGCAGGTCGCCGAAGGCCTGATCGTTCATCATGTCTGTGGTCGGGAAGAGGCCTATCGGCGGGCAGCCGCGATGCTGGAACGTGTCGGCCTCTCCGGAGCGATGATGAACCGCTACCCACACCAGATGTCAGGCGGCCAGCGCCAGCGCGTCGTCATCGCACGCGCGCTGATCCTGGATCCAAAGCTGGTCGTTTTTGACGAGGCTGTTTCGGCGCTCGATGTCTCGGTGCAGGCCCAGGTGGTGGCACTTCTGCGTGAGCTCTGGCAGGAGATGGATCTCGCTTACGTCTTCATCACCCATGATTTGAGGATCGTTCGCCATCTCGTCGATCGTATCGCCGTCATGTATCTCGGCCGCATTGTCGAAACAGGCGACATCAAGACGGTCTACCAAAATCCGCGGCATCCCTACACGCGGGCACTCCTGGCTTCCGTGCCGACCATGGATCCCAGGGTTCGAAATATCGAACCGCCGATCAAAGGCGAACTCGATGCCAGCAATGCGTCAAAGGGTTGCGCGTTTCGGGCACGCTGTCCGTTTGCAATCGACCGATGTGTCAGTGAAACGCCGGCATTGCGACTGGTCGGGAACCAGCAAGCTGCCTGCCATCATGCAGAGGAGATTGACCGTCAAGCCGTCCCGGCGGCTGATGTCGTCGTGAAGAAGGAGTTGGCCATATGA